TTCGGGTTCACAGCTTACCTTCCCCTCTCCACAACCAGCGAGATCATTACCTGGTTGCGGTCAAGATTTTCGAGGCTCCCCGGTTCGGCCAGGACATCCTGGCCTTCAGCAGCCGCTTCCATCCACTGCGTTTGGAGTGGCGGGATAGCCGGCTTCGGCGCGGTCGTGTTCAAATAGATTGCCAGGATCAAAATGGCAACCGACAATCCCCACGCCAACCGCCGCGCCCATGCTTCCATCGGGCCCCAACGTCGCTCCTGTTCTTCCTGTTCCCGGATTTGGGCGCGCAAGCGAGTGTAAAAGCCCGGGGCCGGCTCAGGCGAATCAACAGCCAAAAGGCGCACGATCCGCGACGCCTTGCGGGCGCGATGGACCAAAGCGCGGCAAGCCGGGCAAGTCGCGCGGTGGTTCTCCAGGAGCGCCGCTAGTTCACCGCCAGCCTTCTCTTCGAGCCAATCCTCAAGATGCTGATGAAACTCCCTACACTTCATGCTCACGCCCCTCCCTTCCTGCGCCCCATGCGCTCGAGCGCCTTGGCCAGGCGCTCGCGGGCGCGAAACATTCGGACCTTTACCGTGTTCGGATTCATATCCGTTATTTCGGCGATTTCTTCCACCGAAAACCCTTCCACTTCCTTCAGGATCAAGAGCAGGCGATCCTGAGGGGAGATGCGATCCAGGAGCCGAGCCACAAGGTCGGAGGCCTCGGCCCGGCGCGACGGAGCCGGCTCGCCGCGCTCTTCCTCGGCAATCTGCTCCAACCGCCGGAGCTGGTCATCGTTAAGGTCGGCTTCATAGACGAGGCGCCGCACTCGCTTCTTGCGCAGCCAGTCATAGGATTCATTGACAGCGATGCGATACAGCCAGGTGCCAAATGCCGAGCGGAAGTCAAAACGGCGCAGGGAGAAGTAGGCCTTGGCGAAGGCCT
Above is a window of Candidatus Acidiferrales bacterium DNA encoding:
- a CDS encoding sigma-70 family RNA polymerase sigma factor, which codes for AFAKAYFSLRRFDFRSAFGTWLYRIAVNESYDWLRKKRVRRLVYEADLNDDQLRRLEQIAEEERGEPAPSRRAEASDLVARLLDRISPQDRLLLILKEVEGFSVEEIAEITDMNPNTVKVRMFRARERLAKALERMGRRKGGA